Proteins encoded within one genomic window of Lentimicrobiaceae bacterium:
- a CDS encoding glycosyltransferase family 2 protein, with the protein MLIPGYKEDMVVVESASDALQQNYPKDMFDVVVIADSLQPNTLKALNNLPIKLIEVSFEKSTKSKALNKAMEQLPEDYAIAIILDADNLMERDFLKKINMSFAAGYLAVQGHRVAKNMNTPFAILDAISEEINNHIFRKGHRVSGLSSAIIGSGMAFEYSYFKNLMNGIKAVGGFDKEIELKMLKEGKTIEYLPDAYVYDEKVQKSEVFSNQRRRWLSAQVHYFRIYILDAIKEVFVHRNIDYFDKAFQFIQPPRILLLGIITIIFIFSLIFNPLYIMLFWLYLFGICVFTFLLSIPIKFYNIQTLKAIVYLPKGFFLMLISLLKIKGANQRFIHTQHTSIKNNK; encoded by the coding sequence GTGTTAATACCTGGATATAAAGAAGATATGGTAGTTGTTGAGTCGGCTTCCGATGCTTTACAACAAAATTATCCAAAGGATATGTTTGACGTTGTGGTTATTGCCGATAGTTTGCAACCTAACACCCTAAAAGCACTTAATAATTTGCCCATCAAACTTATAGAAGTAAGTTTTGAAAAAAGCACCAAATCAAAAGCCCTTAATAAAGCAATGGAACAATTACCCGAAGATTATGCTATAGCAATAATTCTTGATGCTGATAATCTGATGGAAAGAGATTTCCTAAAAAAAATAAATATGTCGTTCGCAGCAGGCTATTTGGCAGTACAGGGACACAGAGTGGCAAAAAACATGAATACCCCTTTTGCAATTCTTGATGCTATCAGCGAAGAAATTAATAATCATATTTTCAGAAAAGGGCATAGGGTTTCTGGATTATCCTCAGCAATTATAGGTTCCGGAATGGCTTTTGAATATTCTTATTTTAAAAACTTAATGAACGGAATAAAGGCGGTAGGAGGTTTCGATAAAGAAATTGAACTAAAAATGCTTAAAGAAGGAAAAACTATTGAATATCTTCCTGATGCTTATGTTTATGATGAAAAAGTACAGAAATCTGAAGTATTTTCCAACCAGCGACGCAGGTGGCTTTCTGCACAGGTACATTATTTCAGAATTTATATACTTGATGCAATAAAAGAAGTATTTGTACATAGAAATATTGATTATTTTGATAAAGCATTTCAATTTATTCAGCCACCAAGAATTTTGTTATTAGGCATAATAACTATTATTTTTATATTTTCTCTAATTTTTAATCCATTGTATATAATGTTATTCTGGTTATATTTATTCGGAATTTGCGTTTTTACTTTTTTACTTTCAATACCTATAAAATTTTATAATATCCAAACATTAAAAGCTATAGTGTATTTACCTAAAGGGTTTTTTCTTATGCTTATATCATTGTTAAAAATCAAAGGAGCTAATCAACGTTTTATTCATACACAGCATACAAGTATAAAAAACAATAAATAA
- a CDS encoding glycosyltransferase family 2 protein, whose protein sequence is MEQVTFQVKPRKFLPLVSIIIVNYNHSDVTCELIESLNKITYPNFEIIVVDNQSPDDEPIIIKRTYPGVRLVKSPINYGFAAGNNFGMMTAQGKYILLLNFDTIVTKDFLEPLVNIMEAHSEIGAVSPKIRYFHTPDTIQYAGYTTMNTLTLRNFAIGSHQIDRGQFNQSGETAYAHGAAMLVSMEVIKKVGMMSYAFFLYYEEADWCERIKRNGYKIYYVHESLVYHKESIATGKMSFDKIYYLTRNRLIFMRRNILGFKFFIAVLYQIFIAIPRNSLRWLIKGKFDLFFAYYKAIGWNITHLFDKEIFENPML, encoded by the coding sequence ATGGAACAGGTAACATTCCAGGTGAAACCACGAAAATTTCTTCCCTTAGTTTCTATCATAATTGTTAACTACAATCATTCGGATGTTACCTGCGAACTTATTGAATCACTAAATAAAATAACCTATCCCAATTTCGAAATTATTGTTGTTGACAATCAATCGCCCGATGATGAGCCCATAATTATCAAGCGGACGTACCCTGGAGTACGGCTTGTGAAAAGTCCCATCAACTACGGGTTTGCAGCAGGAAATAATTTTGGTATGATGACCGCACAAGGAAAATATATCCTACTATTAAATTTTGATACTATAGTTACAAAAGATTTTCTCGAACCCTTGGTCAATATTATGGAAGCCCACTCTGAAATTGGTGCGGTTAGTCCCAAAATCCGATATTTTCACACACCCGATACCATTCAATATGCAGGCTATACAACAATGAATACCTTGACCTTACGAAATTTTGCCATCGGTTCCCACCAAATTGACCGGGGGCAATTCAACCAAAGTGGCGAAACTGCCTATGCCCATGGTGCAGCCATGTTGGTTTCAATGGAAGTAATTAAAAAAGTGGGTATGATGTCGTACGCTTTTTTCTTATATTATGAAGAAGCTGACTGGTGCGAACGAATTAAAAGAAATGGATATAAAATTTATTATGTACACGAATCCTTGGTATATCATAAAGAATCAATTGCAACCGGCAAAATGAGTTTTGATAAAATATATTACCTCACTCGCAATCGTTTAATTTTCATGCGAAGAAATATTTTGGGATTTAAATTTTTTATTGCCGTACTATACCAAATTTTTATTGCAATTCCCCGTAACTCGTTACGATGGCTGATTAAAGGCAAATTTGATTTATTCTTTGCTTATTATAAGGCTATTGGATGGAATATTACCCATTTGTTTGACAAAGAAATATTTGAAAACCCCATGTTATAA
- a CDS encoding glycosyltransferase family 2 protein, which yields MANNNKEFPLVSIITVNFDHSDVTCEMLDSLTRISYPHIEVIVIDNASLNDDPTMITQKHPWVRLIVNKKNLGFAGANNIGIKEAQGKYILLLNNDTIVDTHFLEPLVACMESDAMIGAVSPKIRFFYQPEIIQYAGLTPINNYTVRSKGIGFREIDMGQYDKNRLTAYAHGAAMMVRVDTIKKIGLMSNAFFLYYEELDWSFRIRQAGYKIFYVFNSLILHKESITTGKMSPLKTYYLNRSRLLYMRRNIRGLSLVICVLFQIFFSIPKNALVYIFTGKFSLLKAYLKALGWHLKNLFFHKEIHSHPSY from the coding sequence ATGGCAAATAACAATAAAGAATTTCCACTTGTTTCAATTATAACTGTTAATTTTGATCATTCAGATGTTACATGCGAAATGCTTGATTCTCTTACAAGAATCAGTTATCCCCATATCGAAGTTATTGTTATTGATAATGCTTCTCTTAACGATGATCCCACGATGATTACCCAGAAGCATCCCTGGGTGCGGCTTATTGTAAACAAAAAAAATCTAGGTTTTGCCGGAGCAAATAATATAGGAATTAAAGAAGCTCAAGGCAAATATATTTTATTATTAAATAACGATACAATTGTAGATACACATTTTCTAGAACCCCTGGTTGCCTGCATGGAGTCCGATGCTATGATTGGAGCTGTAAGCCCTAAAATCCGTTTTTTTTATCAACCTGAAATTATTCAATATGCTGGTCTTACCCCTATCAATAATTATACAGTAAGAAGTAAAGGCATAGGTTTCAGAGAAATAGATATGGGACAATACGATAAAAACCGTCTTACGGCATATGCCCACGGAGCTGCTATGATGGTTAGAGTAGATACTATTAAAAAAATCGGTTTGATGTCGAATGCATTTTTCCTTTATTATGAAGAACTCGACTGGAGTTTCCGTATCCGACAGGCTGGCTATAAAATATTTTACGTATTCAATTCCCTTATACTGCACAAAGAGTCAATTACTACCGGAAAAATGAGCCCATTAAAAACTTACTACCTGAACAGAAGTCGTTTATTGTATATGCGCCGCAATATTCGAGGTTTAAGTCTGGTTATCTGTGTCTTATTTCAAATATTTTTTTCTATCCCCAAAAACGCGCTTGTATATATTTTTACTGGTAAGTTTAGTCTGTTGAAAGCATATCTTAAGGCATTAGGTTGGCATTTGAAAAACCTGTTTTTTCACAAAGAAATACATAGCCATCCCTCATATTAA
- a CDS encoding glycosyltransferase, with product MLKDRDFVIFGLQSWDVEIGSTCKYTALEISKNNRVLFVSIPLQRGAWLKERHKPEVKKRLSVLKGLVPNLEKVGDNIWNLYPKTVFESINWINNPRIFDFFNKLNERRLAKEIKKAIEQLGFKDIIILNDNSMLVGYYLKELLKPQFYIYLLRDAVTLVPYHAKHGTRLEPLLISKIDLVVTNSDYFRNFAARYNSQSYMIGQGCDLTMYSDPDGTMPVPEETIPIKRPVIGYTGVLTTIRLDINILVYIAEQKPEWTLLLVGPEDEDFRKSKLHQLPNVIFTGRKEPRQLPAYIKSFDVAINPQLVNPITDINYPLKIDEYLAMGKPAVATKTTFMAYFSEYSYLPSSPEEYIIAIEKAISENTPELEKRRKQFAAGHSWENFVNKIYTHAYNCMIQKGIFK from the coding sequence ATGTTAAAAGACAGAGATTTTGTAATTTTTGGACTTCAATCATGGGATGTTGAAATCGGCAGCACCTGTAAATATACAGCCCTCGAGATTTCAAAAAACAATCGGGTACTTTTTGTAAGCATTCCGTTACAACGTGGCGCGTGGCTAAAAGAAAGGCATAAACCCGAAGTAAAAAAACGCCTCTCGGTTTTAAAAGGGTTAGTCCCTAATCTTGAGAAAGTAGGTGATAATATTTGGAATCTGTATCCCAAAACGGTTTTTGAATCCATCAATTGGATTAACAATCCTCGCATTTTTGATTTCTTTAATAAGCTAAACGAGAGGCGATTAGCAAAAGAAATCAAAAAAGCCATTGAACAGCTTGGATTTAAGGATATAATAATTTTAAATGATAACTCAATGTTAGTGGGCTATTATTTGAAAGAGCTTTTAAAACCACAATTTTATATCTATTTATTAAGAGATGCTGTTACACTGGTGCCGTACCATGCCAAACACGGGACACGGCTTGAACCCTTGCTTATTTCTAAAATTGATCTTGTTGTTACCAATTCTGATTATTTCAGAAACTTTGCAGCCAGATACAATTCCCAATCCTATATGATCGGGCAGGGTTGCGACCTGACAATGTACTCTGATCCCGATGGAACAATGCCAGTGCCGGAAGAAACCATCCCCATAAAGCGCCCTGTTATTGGTTACACGGGAGTATTAACAACCATCCGACTCGATATTAATATATTAGTTTACATCGCAGAACAAAAACCTGAATGGACTTTACTATTAGTTGGACCGGAAGATGAAGATTTTCGAAAAAGCAAACTGCATCAGCTTCCTAATGTTATTTTTACCGGAAGGAAAGAGCCACGACAACTTCCCGCTTATATTAAATCATTTGATGTAGCCATTAACCCTCAACTGGTTAATCCTATTACGGATATTAACTACCCTTTAAAAATTGACGAATATCTTGCCATGGGAAAGCCTGCCGTAGCTACAAAAACTACCTTTATGGCTTATTTTAGTGAATACTCTTACCTCCCATCATCTCCCGAAGAATATATTATTGCGATTGAAAAAGCTATATCTGAAAACACCCCTGAACTCGAAAAAAGAAGAAAACAGTTTGCCGCCGGACACAGTTGGGAAAATTTTGTAAATAAAATATATACACACGCTTATAATTGTATGATTCAAAAAGGGATATTTAAATAA
- a CDS encoding glycosyltransferase family 4 protein gives MIIGIEGQRLFRKKKHGMDMVALELINHLQQIDTINQYFIFVKPGEDDSCIKETSNFSIIRLQGGPYPIWEQYALPKAARKYGCQILHCTSNTAPVFTSIPLVTTLHDIIYLESISIFKKSGTWYQKFGNLYRKFVVPQVVKKSNRIITVSLFEQKRIVDFFGFKDDKKLIAVYNGVGSHFKRVENPEILSAIKIKYQLPDQFFFHLGNTDPKKNTKGVLKAYSDFLKITGAKISLVMLDFDTAELQKILKEIRNETLIESIHLTGYVVNTDLPAIYSLCSLFLYPSLRESFGIPILEAMACGTPVITSNTSSMPEIAGNAALLVNPFDTEEIVQAMLSIYQNPSLQLDLTTKGYLQASLFSWKAMAEHVLQIYEDLSHSI, from the coding sequence ATGATAATTGGTATAGAAGGACAACGACTCTTCCGGAAAAAGAAACATGGGATGGACATGGTGGCACTTGAGTTAATTAACCACCTCCAGCAAATTGACACAATTAATCAATATTTTATTTTCGTGAAGCCCGGTGAGGATGATTCCTGCATAAAAGAAACTTCCAACTTTTCAATCATCCGCTTACAGGGAGGTCCATACCCTATTTGGGAGCAATATGCCCTTCCTAAAGCTGCCCGAAAATATGGGTGCCAAATATTACACTGTACCAGCAATACAGCACCGGTTTTTACCTCCATCCCTTTAGTTACCACACTGCATGACATCATCTACCTCGAAAGTATTAGTATTTTTAAAAAATCTGGCACCTGGTACCAAAAGTTCGGGAATTTGTATCGTAAGTTCGTGGTTCCACAGGTTGTAAAAAAGAGCAACCGTATCATAACCGTTTCATTATTCGAGCAAAAGAGAATAGTTGATTTTTTTGGATTTAAAGATGACAAAAAACTTATCGCCGTTTACAACGGGGTGGGAAGCCATTTTAAAAGAGTAGAAAATCCGGAAATTCTTTCTGCTATAAAAATTAAATACCAATTACCGGATCAATTTTTTTTCCACCTTGGTAATACCGACCCCAAAAAAAACACAAAAGGAGTTCTTAAAGCATACTCTGATTTTCTTAAAATAACAGGAGCGAAAATTTCTCTTGTAATGTTAGATTTTGACACAGCAGAATTGCAAAAAATATTAAAAGAAATTAGAAACGAGACTCTTATAGAATCTATTCACCTTACAGGATATGTTGTAAACACCGATTTACCTGCAATCTATTCACTTTGCAGCTTGTTTTTATACCCATCACTACGCGAAAGTTTTGGAATTCCCATACTTGAAGCAATGGCTTGCGGAACACCAGTTATTACTTCTAATACATCCTCAATGCCGGAAATTGCCGGTAATGCAGCCCTTTTGGTTAACCCTTTTGATACGGAAGAAATAGTACAAGCAATGCTTAGTATTTACCAAAACCCCTCTTTACAATTGGACTTAACTACAAAAGGATACCTACAAGCATCCCTTTTTTCATGGAAAGCCATGGCAGAACATGTGCTGCAAATTTATGAAGACCTTTCACATTCAATTTAA
- a CDS encoding 3'(2'),5'-bisphosphate nucleotidase CysQ, whose amino-acid sequence MQVPIDINSFLIQAIQAAFYAGQKVLNIYNSKHIPFQLKQDLSPLTFADIASNQIIIEYLEPLGLPFISEESEKTSYYLRKEWSYFWLIDPLDGTKEFLHHNGEFTINIALIHKNKAIIGVIFIPVYNELYFASSLLGSYKASNITRFSQIESLPTVLANSIKLPIYTISDRYIIVLSRSHSDKKTDLYIQSFPFSGLSIEKLYKGSSLKFCMVAEGSAHLYPRIGKTMEWDTAAGTAIAEFANASTYQLNTKNPLLYNKKKFENPNFVTKRNN is encoded by the coding sequence ATGCAAGTACCTATCGATATTAATTCCTTTCTGATTCAAGCAATTCAGGCTGCTTTTTATGCCGGTCAGAAAGTTCTTAATATATATAATAGTAAACATATCCCCTTTCAATTAAAACAGGATTTAAGCCCTTTAACATTTGCTGATATTGCTTCCAATCAAATCATCATAGAATATTTAGAACCGCTTGGACTACCTTTTATCAGTGAAGAAAGTGAAAAAACTTCCTACTATTTACGCAAAGAATGGTCATATTTTTGGTTAATTGACCCATTAGACGGCACTAAGGAATTTTTACATCATAATGGAGAATTTACAATTAATATAGCATTAATCCATAAAAATAAAGCAATAATTGGTGTTATATTTATTCCCGTATATAATGAATTGTATTTTGCTTCTTCCCTTTTGGGATCATATAAGGCGAGTAACATAACCCGATTTTCACAAATAGAGAGTTTGCCTACCGTGCTTGCCAATTCTATAAAATTACCAATTTACACAATCAGCGACAGATATATTATTGTTTTGAGTCGCTCACATTCTGATAAAAAAACTGATTTATATATTCAATCATTTCCTTTTTCCGGACTTAGTATTGAAAAATTATACAAAGGGAGTTCTTTAAAATTTTGCATGGTTGCTGAAGGAAGTGCCCATTTATACCCCCGTATCGGAAAAACAATGGAATGGGATACAGCTGCCGGTACTGCCATTGCTGAATTTGCGAATGCTTCAACATATCAGCTTAATACTAAAAATCCATTATTATATAACAAAAAAAAATTTGAGAACCCTAATTTTGTTACCAAAAGAAATAATTAA
- a CDS encoding FkbM family methyltransferase — MNKIIILFRYLKDFIKYYEFIFVFTSIKYQLFKKTSKHNRLYKSSLGLFISRKNSIDFQFANYAYEWNVKKFILDNYKEYTTFIDIGSHIGTYCFLLAPKGLRCYAFEPTKENFRALHINILLNKLENQITAFNIGLGSENTDEDFIFEEINTGASHRANHENGKNHETVIIRTFDSIYANFNIDVNEKILIKIDVEGMEAEVIKGATQFLSKYPNLLIVMESIHSGENNLKNKLLEIGDYEFFKVDSFNMAAKKH, encoded by the coding sequence ATGAATAAAATAATTATACTTTTTAGATATTTAAAGGATTTTATTAAATATTATGAATTTATTTTCGTTTTCACTTCTATAAAATATCAACTATTCAAAAAAACGTCAAAGCACAACAGATTATATAAGAGCAGTTTAGGATTATTTATTTCCAGAAAAAATTCCATTGATTTTCAATTTGCCAATTATGCATATGAATGGAATGTTAAAAAATTTATATTAGATAATTATAAAGAGTACACTACTTTTATAGATATTGGTTCGCACATTGGAACTTATTGTTTTTTATTAGCCCCAAAGGGATTACGGTGTTATGCTTTTGAACCGACAAAAGAAAATTTCAGAGCTTTACATATCAATATATTACTCAATAAGCTTGAAAACCAAATTACAGCATTTAACATTGGTTTGGGTTCAGAAAATACTGATGAAGATTTTATTTTTGAAGAAATAAATACCGGTGCATCTCATAGGGCAAACCATGAAAACGGTAAAAATCATGAAACTGTTATAATTCGCACATTCGATTCAATTTATGCCAATTTTAATATTGATGTTAACGAAAAAATATTGATAAAAATTGATGTAGAGGGAATGGAAGCAGAAGTTATAAAAGGTGCGACCCAATTTTTGTCAAAATATCCCAACCTGCTCATCGTGATGGAAAGTATCCATTCCGGTGAAAACAATCTTAAAAATAAATTATTAGAAATTGGTGATTATGAATTTTTTAAAGTAGATAGTTTTAATATGGCAGCTAAAAAACATTAA
- a CDS encoding acyltransferase — translation MTISSFIKSNPLLKKVIYRMLTPRYQSRPRLWVKWFVNPFFHKKGRGAVIRNHTRIDVMPWSQFIIGKHTTIEDFCTVNNLVGDVIIGEYTRIGMANVIIGPIRIGNNVIFAQNIVLSGLNHGYEDITIPPTYQEIIKKEIIIEDDVWIGANSVVVAGVTIGRHAVIAAGSIVTHNVPPFTVVAGNPAKTIKQYNANTKKWEKLKK, via the coding sequence ATGACTATAAGTAGCTTTATCAAATCAAACCCATTATTAAAAAAAGTGATCTACCGCATGCTGACACCCAGGTACCAATCCAGACCCAGGCTCTGGGTAAAATGGTTTGTCAACCCGTTTTTTCATAAAAAAGGTCGTGGAGCAGTCATTCGCAATCATACAAGAATTGATGTAATGCCTTGGAGCCAATTTATCATAGGAAAACATACAACAATAGAAGATTTTTGCACTGTTAATAATTTGGTGGGAGATGTAATTATCGGCGAATACACACGTATTGGAATGGCTAATGTAATAATTGGGCCTATACGCATTGGAAACAATGTAATTTTCGCTCAAAATATTGTTCTTTCAGGTTTAAATCACGGATATGAGGACATAACCATTCCTCCAACTTATCAGGAAATAATTAAAAAAGAAATAATTATAGAAGATGATGTTTGGATAGGTGCAAACAGCGTAGTAGTTGCAGGAGTAACCATTGGGAGGCATGCTGTGATTGCCGCAGGAAGCATAGTTACCCATAATGTACCTCCCTTTACAGTAGTTGCCGGGAATCCAGCAAAGACGATAAAACAATATAATGCCAATACCAAAAAATGGGAAAAATTAAAAAAATAA
- a CDS encoding glycosyltransferase: protein MNIVVTGLQSWDSDIGSNCIDISRELAKNHNVLYVNYPLDRMTVYRNSRHPKIKQRMAVLKSKAPDLVKVEENLWVFTPPILLESISRIAIPFLFDFINTHNNVKYANAIKTAIDKLNFNDFILLNDNDIYRTLHFKKLLNPRLYIYYLRDYMIETAYYKYHGQRIEHILIKNADAIFTNSLFLEKYAQTINNVCFFTGQGCDTHLYDPESITSVPEDIIQIPYPIIGYTGALRTLRLDIPLLETIASKRPNWSFVFIGTEDESFSKSALHFMPNVHFLGSRDAHLLPTYVSSFDVAINPQIVNKTTLGNYPRKIDEYLSMGKPVVATRTEAMEMFSDYVFLADNCETFIQGIDYALQHNTPAQIQARKEYAQTHTWEKVVKTMIQIIQNNFKIY, encoded by the coding sequence ATGAACATTGTGGTAACAGGGTTGCAAAGTTGGGACAGCGATATCGGTAGTAACTGTATTGATATCAGCCGGGAATTGGCAAAAAACCATAATGTATTGTACGTAAACTACCCATTGGACAGAATGACGGTATATAGAAATTCACGCCATCCCAAAATAAAGCAACGGATGGCTGTTTTAAAAAGTAAAGCTCCTGACCTTGTTAAGGTAGAAGAAAATTTATGGGTTTTTACCCCTCCTATTCTGTTAGAATCCATAAGCAGAATTGCCATTCCCTTTCTTTTCGATTTTATCAATACACACAACAATGTTAAATACGCCAATGCTATAAAAACTGCGATAGATAAACTTAATTTTAATGATTTTATTCTTTTAAATGATAATGATATTTACAGAACTTTGCATTTTAAAAAATTACTTAATCCTCGTTTATATATTTATTATTTAAGAGATTATATGATTGAAACCGCTTATTATAAATACCATGGACAACGTATTGAACACATATTGATTAAAAATGCCGACGCAATATTTACAAATTCATTATTCCTTGAAAAATATGCACAAACAATAAATAATGTATGTTTTTTTACAGGACAGGGTTGTGATACCCATTTATACGACCCAGAATCTATTACATCTGTTCCCGAAGATATTATACAAATTCCATACCCTATCATTGGATACACAGGAGCTTTGCGGACATTGCGTCTCGACATTCCTCTGCTCGAAACAATTGCCTCTAAAAGACCCAATTGGAGTTTTGTATTTATTGGTACTGAAGATGAATCATTCAGCAAAAGTGCACTCCATTTTATGCCCAATGTGCATTTTTTAGGAAGCCGGGATGCACATTTACTCCCCACTTATGTTTCTTCTTTTGATGTAGCTATTAATCCTCAGATAGTTAACAAAACAACCCTTGGAAATTATCCGCGAAAAATTGACGAATACCTCTCCATGGGAAAACCAGTCGTAGCTACCCGTACCGAAGCAATGGAAATGTTTTCGGATTATGTTTTTCTTGCCGATAATTGCGAAACATTCATACAAGGGATTGATTACGCATTACAACACAATACTCCTGCGCAAATACAAGCAAGAAAAGAATATGCCCAAACGCATACCTGGGAGAAAGTGGTAAAAACAATGATACAGATTATACAAAACAATTTCAAAATTTATTAA